The Sedimentisphaera salicampi genome includes a region encoding these proteins:
- a CDS encoding sulfatase — translation MKSSGAAAASFLLAGGNCGSVFGSQKLRGKPNIIFFLADDLGWHQAGCYGSTFYETPNIDKLASEGMKFTDAYAAAPVCSPTRASIMTGKYPARLHLTQYIKASSPSDEKLLTPDWTACLPLEEVTIAELLRKAGYASGHFGKWHLNKDKDYRLGRPGDPGSQGFEDVLTTHKPGAGPESPYENDAHHVRQITERAVSFIEANRENPFFCYISHNSIHDPEIERKELIDKYRAKPGADNDTGHGHNNPVQAAMLETLDKSLASVLKKLEELDLQNDTLVVFYSDNGHLGPKDCRPLRGSKADLYEGGIRVPLIIRWPDVIKPGSVCSEPVISTDFLPTFAEIARSSISSLTVDGESLMPLLKQSGMLKREAIFWHYPHYHHDGVAPSSAVRKGDYKLIEWFEKSIDGIHTEAAFELYNLKADLNEKNNLAEKKPEKVNELYEDLKNWRKNAGAQKMRLNPKYKPADETKSSSAAYDSGQNRADRT, via the coding sequence TTGAAAAGTTCAGGTGCAGCAGCAGCTTCATTCCTTTTGGCAGGCGGAAATTGCGGCTCTGTTTTTGGCAGTCAGAAGCTGCGGGGCAAGCCCAACATCATTTTCTTCCTCGCAGACGACTTGGGCTGGCATCAGGCAGGCTGTTACGGCAGCACTTTTTATGAAACGCCCAACATTGATAAGCTCGCTTCTGAGGGGATGAAATTCACAGATGCCTATGCAGCGGCTCCGGTATGCTCTCCCACAAGGGCAAGCATTATGACGGGCAAATACCCCGCAAGGCTCCATCTTACTCAATATATCAAGGCGAGCAGTCCGTCCGACGAAAAGCTGCTTACGCCCGATTGGACAGCCTGTCTCCCGCTTGAAGAGGTAACAATTGCCGAGCTGCTCAGGAAGGCCGGCTATGCCTCAGGCCATTTCGGCAAATGGCATCTGAACAAGGATAAAGATTACCGGCTCGGCCGGCCGGGCGATCCGGGGTCGCAGGGCTTTGAGGATGTGCTTACTACCCATAAACCCGGAGCAGGCCCTGAGAGCCCCTATGAAAACGATGCCCATCACGTTCGCCAGATTACAGAGCGGGCAGTTTCCTTCATAGAGGCAAACAGGGAAAATCCCTTCTTCTGCTATATCTCGCATAATTCAATTCACGACCCCGAAATCGAGCGAAAGGAATTGATTGATAAGTATCGGGCTAAGCCCGGGGCAGATAATGATACGGGCCATGGCCATAATAATCCTGTTCAGGCTGCAATGCTCGAAACCCTTGACAAGAGCCTCGCTTCTGTGTTAAAAAAACTCGAAGAGCTTGATTTGCAAAACGATACGCTGGTTGTCTTTTACAGCGACAACGGCCACTTAGGGCCTAAAGATTGCAGACCTTTGCGAGGCAGCAAGGCCGATCTCTATGAGGGCGGCATACGTGTGCCGCTGATTATTCGCTGGCCTGATGTGATTAAACCCGGCAGCGTATGCAGTGAGCCGGTTATCAGCACAGACTTCCTCCCAACTTTTGCAGAAATCGCCCGCTCATCAATCTCCAGCCTTACCGTTGACGGGGAAAGTCTTATGCCGCTGCTAAAGCAGAGCGGAATGTTAAAACGCGAAGCAATTTTCTGGCATTATCCGCATTACCACCACGACGGCGTTGCCCCTTCAAGTGCGGTGAGAAAGGGAGATTACAAGCTCATTGAGTGGTTCGAAAAAAGCATTGACGGCATACATACCGAAGCGGCCTTTGAGCTCTATAACCTAAAAGCCGATCTCAACGAAAAGAACAATCTTGCCGAGAAGAAGCCCGAAAAGGTTAATGAGCTTTATGAGGACTTAAAAAACTGGCGGAAAAATGCAGGGGCGCAGAAAATGCGTCTAAATCCAAAATATAAGCCTGCCGATGAGACAAAATCTTCATCTGCTGCCTATGATTCTGGACAAAATCGGGCTGACAGGACTTGA
- a CDS encoding YhcH/YjgK/YiaL family protein: MIINTLEQADSYYSVNPFFEQAFAFLKQPGLAELSTGKYQIDGNRLFCNIAKESGRTREEARLEAHQKYIDIQYVISGTEEMGWKQISDCSVVRQPYDPAKDVAFFKDEPEIWETVRPGSFAIFFPEDAHAPLVSNGEIHKAVVKVLMNS; the protein is encoded by the coding sequence ATGATTATCAATACGTTAGAGCAGGCAGATTCTTATTACTCTGTGAACCCGTTTTTCGAGCAGGCCTTTGCTTTTCTGAAACAGCCCGGTTTGGCTGAACTATCCACGGGCAAGTATCAGATTGATGGGAATCGCTTATTCTGCAACATTGCAAAGGAATCCGGCCGCACAAGAGAAGAGGCGAGGCTGGAGGCGCATCAAAAATATATTGATATCCAATATGTGATCAGCGGAACCGAAGAGATGGGATGGAAGCAGATCTCCGATTGCAGCGTTGTTCGCCAGCCGTATGACCCTGCAAAGGATGTTGCTTTTTTCAAAGATGAGCCCGAGATTTGGGAAACGGTGAGGCCTGGGTCTTTTGCTATATTTTTTCCCGAAGATGCCCACGCTCCGCTTGTGAGCAATGGGGAGATTCACAAAGCGGTTGTTAAAGTTTTGATGAATTCTTAA
- a CDS encoding TIM-barrel domain-containing protein, which produces MKMRLYCAAIFALALFVCSAEAGFELELKGSDQKLQMSFSGDKLKSAVEIEEFFVRIDDINYDIEGEPLSLREDKGGFTGVWKLGSRKGTVSVKSLSNRFKITADLDNDYRLHRIGMKIRASEKEYFTGMMERVVDGDQGLSWQKGITQAMNLRGESVEMRVKPSLGLYAPFYISSRGYGLFVHGTWQGRWSFPDKGDEGEVSFYFYGEPLEVTVYTGGVRKAVENHMMDTGPQFLPPKWAFKPWRWRDNHHHRDSYFDGCEANAPYNSELVEDVLMCEALDIPLGVYWVDRPWGEGPWGYDELEWDRQRLPEPGKMIQWLSRKDIKFMLWLSPWTKGPVMEKTADENGWIVPGTNDCIDFSNPEAAKWWQENYIKKLLEDGVAGFKLDRGEERDHAQRGCGTIDDGRDWFEAYNDYSRMYAEAVYEISKEVRGDDFCLLPRAGYTGSAKYAAFWGGDTGEGPWGLRSAIVAALRSSVIGYPIWGSDTGGYRYDEDQPDTMMRWLAFSCFTPIMEVGPSDDKGLWDLKNGREITAVWRLYATLHDHLADYTYESAKQTQEKGTPVIRPLFLTFPDQQDCWDDWQSYMYGPDILVSPIWKAGREVARNVYLPAGESWVDAWTGREYEGGKRVEVRCSVHQIPIFTRSGAAVELPNLNQLWEESLEKVENLPKMSELEKGAKW; this is translated from the coding sequence ATGAAAATGCGTTTATATTGTGCAGCTATTTTTGCCCTTGCTCTTTTTGTATGCAGCGCTGAAGCTGGGTTTGAATTGGAGCTTAAAGGCAGCGATCAGAAGCTGCAAATGAGCTTCTCGGGAGATAAACTGAAATCTGCTGTTGAGATAGAAGAATTCTTTGTCAGAATCGATGATATCAACTACGACATTGAAGGCGAGCCTTTATCCCTGAGGGAAGATAAGGGCGGCTTTACGGGGGTTTGGAAGCTGGGCAGCCGTAAAGGAACGGTTTCGGTAAAATCTTTATCCAACCGCTTCAAAATCACGGCAGACCTTGATAACGACTACCGCCTTCACCGCATTGGTATGAAAATACGTGCAAGTGAGAAAGAATATTTCACCGGTATGATGGAGCGCGTTGTTGATGGAGATCAGGGGCTGTCTTGGCAGAAGGGCATCACTCAGGCTATGAACCTGCGGGGCGAGTCTGTAGAGATGCGGGTGAAGCCGTCTCTGGGGCTCTACGCCCCGTTTTACATATCTTCAAGGGGCTACGGCCTGTTCGTTCACGGCACATGGCAAGGGCGCTGGAGCTTCCCAGACAAGGGCGACGAGGGCGAGGTATCGTTTTATTTTTACGGCGAACCCCTGGAGGTTACTGTCTATACCGGAGGGGTGCGCAAGGCGGTTGAAAATCATATGATGGATACTGGTCCGCAGTTTTTGCCGCCGAAATGGGCATTTAAGCCTTGGCGGTGGAGGGATAACCATCACCACAGGGACAGCTATTTCGACGGCTGCGAGGCAAACGCACCGTATAACAGTGAGCTGGTGGAGGATGTGCTTATGTGCGAGGCGCTGGATATTCCCCTCGGTGTTTACTGGGTTGACAGGCCGTGGGGAGAAGGCCCTTGGGGATACGACGAGCTCGAATGGGACAGGCAAAGACTCCCTGAGCCGGGAAAAATGATACAGTGGCTTAGCCGGAAAGATATTAAGTTTATGCTCTGGCTCTCACCTTGGACAAAGGGGCCTGTTATGGAAAAGACGGCCGACGAGAACGGCTGGATTGTGCCCGGAACTAACGACTGTATTGATTTTTCGAATCCCGAGGCAGCGAAATGGTGGCAGGAGAACTACATCAAAAAACTGCTCGAAGACGGCGTGGCAGGCTTCAAGCTCGATAGAGGCGAAGAACGAGACCATGCCCAGCGCGGCTGCGGTACAATAGACGATGGAAGAGACTGGTTCGAGGCATATAACGACTACAGCCGTATGTATGCAGAGGCTGTTTATGAGATTAGTAAAGAGGTGCGGGGAGATGATTTTTGCCTGCTCCCGAGAGCCGGATACACCGGCAGCGCAAAATATGCTGCCTTCTGGGGCGGCGATACCGGAGAAGGCCCATGGGGGCTTCGCTCAGCGATTGTGGCTGCTCTTCGCTCTTCCGTGATCGGCTATCCAATCTGGGGCTCGGATACAGGCGGCTACCGCTACGATGAGGATCAGCCCGATACAATGATGAGATGGCTTGCATTCAGCTGCTTTACGCCAATTATGGAAGTTGGGCCGAGCGATGACAAGGGGCTTTGGGACTTGAAAAACGGCAGAGAAATCACAGCGGTATGGCGGTTGTATGCAACTTTGCACGATCATCTGGCCGACTATACCTACGAATCTGCAAAACAGACACAAGAAAAAGGAACGCCTGTGATCAGGCCTCTGTTTCTCACCTTCCCGGACCAGCAGGATTGCTGGGACGACTGGCAGAGCTATATGTACGGCCCTGATATTCTCGTTTCGCCGATTTGGAAGGCGGGGCGTGAGGTTGCCCGCAATGTTTATCTCCCGGCAGGCGAGAGCTGGGTAGATGCGTGGACAGGCAGGGAATATGAAGGCGGAAAGCGGGTTGAAGTGCGGTGTTCTGTGCATCAGATTCCGATCTTTACTCGCTCCGGCGCAGCGGTTGAATTGCCGAACTTGAATCAGCTTTGGGAAGAATCGCTGGAGAAAGTTGAAAACTTGCCGAAAATGAGCGAGCTGGAAAAGGGGGCGAAGTGGTGA